One Deltaproteobacteria bacterium genomic window carries:
- a CDS encoding cobalamin B12-binding domain-containing protein — translation MASPSLRVLLISANTEKLPDPVFPIGAAYMAAVAEQHGHAVDTLDLCFLDAPRPALDEKIRACDPQVVGISLRNLDSSSYPQNTSYIDDYQRLIAAVRELTGAPIVLGGAGFTITPQTILEYLGADVGVVGEGEMAFPWILQQLAGGQPLASTPEFICEPVNGGVCVSSVARIKQLDVTGIPMRQRFDMQRYYERGGALNIQTKRGCYFECVFCSYPLIEGSKVRMRTATTVVDEMQAMRAEFGIRHWFFVDNIFNMPIRHAKDVCAEIIARELDVEWSAYLNPKFMDAELCDLMARSGCKAIEFGTDSGAPAMIENLKKEFSVDDLRHASALCHQYRLKFCHSLIFGGPGETSQTVTQTLDLMDELKPTAVIAFTGIRVLPGTGMVDIALRDGQIDPDDNLLYPKFYISPNLRDELIDRIEAYAHTHTNWIVPGKGIKTNIQVLQKLRERKIKGQLWRLLR, via the coding sequence ATGGCCAGCCCGTCGCTGCGTGTCCTGCTGATCTCCGCCAACACGGAGAAGCTGCCCGACCCGGTGTTCCCGATCGGCGCCGCGTACATGGCCGCGGTGGCGGAGCAGCATGGACATGCCGTCGACACGCTCGATCTCTGCTTTCTCGACGCACCACGGCCCGCGCTCGATGAGAAGATCCGGGCCTGCGATCCGCAAGTCGTCGGCATCTCGCTGCGCAACCTCGACTCGTCGTCGTATCCGCAGAACACGTCGTACATCGACGACTATCAGCGACTCATAGCCGCCGTGCGGGAGTTGACCGGTGCGCCGATTGTGCTCGGCGGCGCCGGCTTCACCATCACCCCGCAGACGATCCTCGAATACCTGGGTGCCGACGTTGGTGTGGTCGGCGAAGGCGAGATGGCGTTCCCGTGGATATTGCAGCAGCTCGCCGGAGGACAACCACTCGCCTCGACTCCGGAGTTCATCTGCGAGCCGGTGAATGGCGGCGTGTGCGTCAGCTCGGTCGCGCGCATCAAGCAGCTCGACGTCACCGGCATCCCCATGCGCCAGCGCTTCGACATGCAACGCTACTACGAGCGCGGCGGCGCGCTGAACATCCAGACCAAGCGCGGGTGCTACTTCGAATGCGTGTTTTGCAGCTACCCGCTGATTGAAGGCTCGAAGGTGCGGATGCGGACGGCGACCACCGTGGTCGACGAGATGCAGGCCATGCGCGCGGAGTTCGGCATCCGCCATTGGTTCTTCGTCGACAACATCTTCAATATGCCGATCCGGCACGCCAAGGACGTCTGCGCCGAGATCATCGCGCGCGAACTCGACGTCGAGTGGTCGGCCTATCTCAACCCGAAGTTCATGGACGCGGAGTTGTGCGACTTGATGGCGCGCTCGGGCTGCAAGGCGATCGAGTTCGGCACCGATTCGGGCGCGCCGGCGATGATCGAGAATCTCAAGAAGGAATTTAGCGTCGACGACCTGCGTCACGCGTCCGCCCTGTGTCATCAGTATCGCCTGAAGTTCTGCCACAGCTTGATCTTCGGCGGGCCGGGCGAAACCTCGCAGACGGTGACGCAGACCCTTGACCTGATGGACGAGCTCAAGCCGACGGCGGTGATCGCCTTCACCGGTATCCGCGTGCTGCCGGGCACCGGTATGGTCGACATCGCGCTGCGCGACGGCCAGATCGATCCCGACGACAACTTGCTCTATCCGAAGTTCTACATCTCGCCCAATCTTCGCGACGAGCTGATCGATCGCATCGAAGCGTACGCGCACACGCACACCAACTGGATCGTGCCGGGCAAGGGTATCAAGACCAACATCCAGGTGTTGCAGAAGCTGCGCGAGCGCAAGATCAAAGGACAACTGTGGCGACTGCTGCGGTGA
- a CDS encoding flippase-like domain-containing protein, producing MTQRLGSVVPVIVGVGVLAWLCWHFGLSDFATALGRLSPATLVLYFLCGVAVRVGQGMRWRMVANAVGTPLPLPRLIAVRLAGDAVGSLVPSAKLAGEPLRIALLYAGGVAGAPASAGVSIDRILEVISNMLCFIVFVAVFAWAHAFGALHRTALALILMMAGLLLILSIPLLMLRRGIPPLAPFYGSRAQRWFAPLVRWMPVLQRVEAHLLQFFRDRPVTLVWGVLASLFIELLTVCEYHFLLASFAVDLDLPTLLLALVGTGVARTVPAPGGLGALEASQVGVLALASGRPAIGFVVGVVMRLHETLWMAIGLLALTWQGRVLARLRSVTPESKLVA from the coding sequence ATGACCCAACGGCTCGGATCTGTCGTCCCGGTCATTGTCGGAGTCGGAGTTCTCGCGTGGCTATGTTGGCACTTTGGTCTGAGCGATTTTGCGACTGCGCTTGGTCGATTGTCGCCCGCCACCCTCGTGCTCTACTTCCTCTGCGGTGTCGCGGTGCGGGTGGGGCAGGGTATGCGCTGGCGCATGGTCGCCAACGCGGTGGGTACGCCCTTACCGCTGCCGCGATTGATCGCCGTGCGCTTGGCCGGCGACGCGGTCGGGTCACTCGTCCCGTCGGCCAAGCTCGCCGGCGAGCCGCTGCGCATTGCGTTGCTGTACGCCGGAGGCGTGGCCGGTGCGCCGGCGAGCGCCGGGGTGTCGATCGATCGGATTCTCGAAGTGATCAGCAACATGCTGTGCTTCATCGTCTTCGTCGCGGTGTTCGCGTGGGCGCACGCCTTCGGTGCGCTCCACCGCACGGCGCTCGCGCTCATTCTGATGATGGCGGGTCTGCTGTTGATCTTGTCGATCCCGTTGCTGATGCTGCGGCGCGGAATCCCGCCGCTGGCGCCCTTCTACGGCTCGCGCGCGCAGCGCTGGTTTGCGCCATTGGTTCGATGGATGCCGGTGCTCCAGCGCGTCGAAGCGCACCTGCTGCAATTCTTTCGCGATCGTCCGGTCACCTTGGTGTGGGGCGTGCTGGCGTCGCTGTTCATCGAGTTGCTGACGGTATGCGAGTACCACTTCTTGTTGGCCAGCTTCGCGGTCGATCTCGATCTGCCGACGCTGCTGCTGGCGCTGGTGGGAACCGGAGTCGCTCGCACGGTGCCGGCGCCGGGAGGGCTCGGTGCGCTGGAGGCGAGTCAGGTGGGAGTGCTGGCTCTCGCCAGCGGCCGGCCGGCGATCGGGTTTGTCGTTGGGGTTGTGATGCGGCTGCACGAGACACTGTGGATGGCCATCGGGTTGTTGGCGCTGACGTGGCAGGGCCGCGTGCTGGCGCGTTTGCGATCGGTCACTCCGGAATCAAAACTAGTGGCATGA
- a CDS encoding beta-ketoacyl-[acyl-carrier-protein] synthase family protein: MKRIAITGMGSINALGAGVAAFVDGLRAGRCGIGALSLFDSAGFRSSRAAEVKELPAPAFAPRAIKRRASRTTMLALIAAHEAWRMAGIEAAVAAQAGVVLGTTTGGMATGEEAFRRTLCSAKPSPRLSEWLETPVSAPVDTLAHAFECGGPRLTVSTACSSSANALGIAADWIRGGRADTVLCGGTDSLCRMTYSGFNVLQALDREPCRPFDKDRAGLTLGEGAAVFVFEAWESAWQRGARILGEFVSYGVSADAHHLTQPRPDGEGAMMAMRRALAEGDVAAEAIDYVNAHGTGTPLNDVVETRAIKAVLGGRAYRVPVSSTKSMIGHCLGAAGAIEALACLLALQFRFIPPTVNLTHPDPECDLDYVPSRSRAAELRTVLSNSYGFGGNNTSLILRGYDG, encoded by the coding sequence GTGAAACGAATTGCCATCACAGGGATGGGCAGCATCAACGCGCTCGGTGCGGGCGTCGCCGCGTTCGTCGATGGGCTGCGGGCGGGACGTTGCGGCATCGGAGCGTTGTCGCTGTTCGATAGCGCAGGGTTCCGCAGCTCGCGCGCCGCCGAAGTCAAGGAGCTGCCTGCGCCAGCGTTCGCGCCGCGCGCAATCAAGCGGCGCGCGTCGCGTACGACAATGCTCGCTCTGATTGCGGCGCATGAAGCTTGGCGGATGGCGGGTATCGAGGCGGCGGTGGCTGCGCAAGCCGGCGTGGTGCTGGGCACAACCACCGGCGGCATGGCCACCGGCGAAGAGGCATTTCGCCGCACGTTGTGCAGTGCGAAGCCGTCGCCGCGTTTGTCGGAGTGGTTGGAGACGCCCGTCTCGGCGCCGGTGGACACGCTGGCGCATGCATTCGAATGTGGTGGGCCGCGCCTGACGGTATCGACTGCCTGTTCATCGAGCGCCAACGCGCTCGGCATCGCCGCCGATTGGATCCGCGGCGGCCGCGCTGACACCGTGTTGTGTGGCGGTACCGATTCGCTGTGCCGCATGACGTACTCGGGGTTCAATGTGCTGCAGGCGCTCGATCGCGAGCCGTGCCGCCCATTCGACAAGGATCGTGCAGGGTTGACGCTCGGCGAGGGCGCGGCGGTGTTTGTCTTCGAAGCGTGGGAGAGCGCATGGCAGCGTGGTGCGCGCATACTCGGCGAGTTTGTCAGCTACGGCGTCAGCGCCGACGCGCATCATCTCACCCAGCCGCGTCCGGACGGCGAGGGGGCGATGATGGCCATGCGGCGCGCGTTGGCAGAGGGTGACGTGGCGGCCGAGGCGATCGACTACGTCAACGCGCACGGCACCGGCACGCCGCTCAACGATGTGGTCGAAACCCGCGCGATCAAGGCGGTGCTCGGCGGGCGCGCGTATCGGGTGCCCGTGAGTTCGACCAAATCAATGATTGGACACTGCCTCGGCGCCGCCGGTGCGATCGAAGCGCTGGCCTGTTTGCTCGCGCTGCAGTTTCGCTTCATCCCGCCGACGGTGAATCTCACCCACCCGGACCCGGAGTGCGATCTCGACTACGTGCCGAGTCGAAGCCGCGCGGCTGAATTGCGTACGGTGTTGTCGAACTCGTACGGCTTCGGCGGCAACAACACCAGCCTGATTCTGCGCGGCTACGATGGGTGA
- a CDS encoding cobalamin B12-binding domain-containing protein, producing MLTVSERDVSATKTLVLCEPPYVFWDRSMDRLRQGEETIPGMGVLILAAVARQRGYRVHLIDAKEQGTPLDEVSRQIVALRPDYLGLSATTISVTNAARIADRVKQLAPGVTTILGGSHVSAIPERTLDAFPSIDFGVVGEGEVSLFELLARLESGRAIDDVPGLAYRRDGQVHSNLRAPYIDDLDALPMPAWDLLPDFPHRFQPSLFSYPRTPVATLITSRGCPFSCSFCDRSTSGKRGRMHGVEYVIGLCRHLVGLGVRHIIFVDDLFTVRKQRVVELCQALLDHRLDLTWSCNSHPNLLDLDTLKLMRRAGCWQIAYGIESGSQRVLDMVKREVSIPKMRETLRMTQAAGIRSKGYLMIGHPTEGLDSLAEDVAFLKEVELDLCQITKFTPYPGTPAYPTIRDHGTFDEDWERMNAMNFMFVPRGLSEDVLETYFDHLYSTFYSRPDVLWGLARLLMQEPRYIKRLAASAVVYLRSKFAAGRYLVGRLPQRYRVALDAPTQQ from the coding sequence ATGCTGACGGTGAGCGAGCGCGACGTGAGCGCGACGAAGACGCTGGTGTTGTGCGAACCGCCCTACGTCTTCTGGGATCGCAGCATGGATCGGCTGCGACAAGGCGAGGAAACGATCCCCGGCATGGGCGTGCTGATCCTTGCCGCGGTCGCCCGTCAACGCGGCTACCGTGTCCATCTGATCGACGCGAAGGAACAAGGCACACCGCTCGACGAGGTGAGTCGGCAGATTGTCGCGCTGCGCCCCGACTACCTCGGCCTCTCCGCAACTACGATCTCCGTAACCAACGCGGCACGCATTGCCGACCGCGTGAAGCAACTCGCGCCGGGGGTGACGACGATCCTCGGCGGTTCGCACGTGAGTGCCATTCCAGAACGTACCTTGGATGCCTTTCCGAGCATCGACTTCGGCGTCGTCGGCGAGGGCGAAGTATCGCTGTTCGAGTTGCTCGCGCGCTTGGAGAGCGGCCGGGCGATCGACGACGTGCCTGGGCTTGCGTATCGCCGCGACGGACAGGTGCACAGCAATCTGCGCGCGCCGTATATTGACGATCTCGACGCGTTGCCGATGCCGGCGTGGGATCTGCTGCCGGATTTTCCGCACCGCTTTCAGCCGTCGCTGTTCAGCTATCCGCGCACGCCGGTTGCCACGCTGATCACGTCGCGCGGCTGTCCGTTCTCCTGTTCGTTCTGCGATCGCTCGACCTCCGGGAAGCGCGGCCGCATGCACGGCGTCGAGTACGTGATCGGCTTGTGCCGTCACCTGGTAGGACTCGGTGTGCGCCACATCATCTTCGTCGACGACCTGTTCACCGTGCGCAAACAGCGCGTGGTCGAGCTGTGCCAGGCGCTGCTCGATCACCGGCTCGATCTCACGTGGAGCTGCAACAGCCATCCCAATCTGCTCGACCTCGACACGCTCAAGTTGATGCGGCGTGCCGGCTGCTGGCAGATCGCCTACGGCATCGAATCGGGATCGCAGCGCGTTCTCGATATGGTGAAGCGCGAAGTGAGCATTCCGAAGATGCGCGAGACGCTGCGCATGACGCAGGCGGCCGGGATTCGCAGCAAGGGCTACCTGATGATCGGCCACCCGACCGAAGGGCTCGACAGCCTGGCCGAGGATGTCGCGTTTCTCAAGGAAGTCGAACTCGATCTCTGCCAGATCACCAAGTTCACGCCGTACCCCGGTACGCCCGCCTATCCGACGATTCGCGATCACGGGACGTTCGACGAAGACTGGGAGCGGATGAACGCGATGAACTTCATGTTCGTCCCGCGCGGGCTCAGCGAAGACGTGCTCGAAACCTACTTCGATCACCTCTACAGCACGTTCTACAGCCGGCCAGACGTGCTGTGGGGACTGGCGCGGCTGCTGATGCAGGAGCCGCGCTACATCAAACGCCTCGCCGCGTCGGCGGTCGTCTATCTGCGCAGCAAGTTCGCCGCCGGCCGCTATCTGGTCGGCCGGCTCCCGCAGCGTTACCGCGTCGCGCTTGATGCGCCGACACAACAGTGA
- the bamE gene encoding outer membrane protein assembly factor BamE, translated as MKRTMCAVVVTALAAVSGCHKGPSPELMSRYQGRGLFTCCNLHYETDQINDANYYVGTTLAFGTPVAIESVSSDSVTFTGDGKKLTLEHRYGRDQESMQQYLDKVLVTADPKPRVASFSHSAQAAIKEGRVERGMTREQVLLAVGYPATHKTPSTAASEWTYWYNRWVTYKVVFDDAGKVSTVVGRPAPTYDQPIQEDAPPPPPPKASKPAAKSKGKK; from the coding sequence ATGAAGCGAACCATGTGTGCCGTGGTGGTCACCGCGTTGGCTGCGGTGAGCGGATGCCACAAAGGTCCGTCGCCGGAGTTGATGAGCCGATATCAGGGACGCGGTCTGTTCACCTGTTGCAACCTGCACTACGAGACCGATCAGATCAACGACGCCAACTACTACGTGGGAACGACTCTCGCGTTCGGAACGCCGGTTGCCATCGAGAGTGTGAGCAGCGATTCCGTGACGTTCACCGGCGACGGCAAGAAGCTTACGCTCGAGCATCGCTATGGCCGCGACCAAGAGTCGATGCAGCAATATCTCGACAAGGTGCTGGTCACGGCGGACCCGAAGCCACGCGTCGCCAGCTTCTCCCACTCGGCGCAAGCCGCGATCAAAGAGGGGCGCGTCGAACGCGGCATGACCCGCGAGCAGGTCTTGCTCGCCGTGGGCTATCCGGCGACGCACAAGACCCCGTCGACCGCGGCTTCGGAGTGGACGTACTGGTACAATCGCTGGGTCACGTACAAGGTCGTGTTCGACGACGCCGGCAAGGTTTCCACCGTCGTCGGCCGGCCGGCACCGACGTACGACCAGCCGATTCAAGAGGACGCGCCGCCACCACCACCACCGAAAGCGTCAAAGCCCGCTGCGAAGAGCAAGGGCAAGAAGTAG
- the bamE gene encoding outer membrane protein assembly factor BamE has product MASVEGVRIRSGGSVPPHRVRGRPIQPLVVMLVGVLVIVAGGCTIGRYYTGAPLHGEPSVLVDGQSTRSDVLQIFGPPTVITHQTDGDAFVYSYQQENTSELRLQDPITGVNWFTYNRDLNQRDRLVVIFDFTGVVRGHAVEHHVEELPAL; this is encoded by the coding sequence ATGGCCTCGGTAGAGGGTGTGCGCATCAGATCCGGTGGTTCGGTGCCACCGCATCGAGTTCGAGGTCGGCCGATCCAGCCACTGGTTGTGATGCTCGTCGGCGTGCTGGTGATCGTTGCCGGCGGCTGCACCATCGGCCGCTACTACACCGGCGCGCCGCTGCACGGCGAGCCGTCGGTGTTAGTCGATGGGCAGTCGACCAGGAGCGACGTGCTGCAGATCTTCGGCCCGCCGACTGTGATCACGCATCAAACCGACGGCGATGCGTTCGTCTACTCGTACCAACAGGAGAACACTTCGGAGCTTCGCCTGCAGGACCCAATCACCGGGGTCAATTGGTTTACCTATAACCGAGACCTCAACCAGCGCGACCGCTTGGTGGTGATCTTCGACTTCACCGGCGTGGTGCGTGGGCATGCCGTCGAACATCACGTGGAAGAGCTGCCGGCGCTGTAG
- a CDS encoding isoprenylcysteine carboxylmethyltransferase family protein: MTLGLVLAFVFALGWVPLYLFRAETLSDALPFYQRVEQRWARVAAIVMGVHVGAACALVSVAQAVPLWRASTGLGLFALALAFWLWARVMIGPLRRTRLPDEPPHSLRQDGAFGIVRNPLYLSMLMAAAAPALVAGHAVLALTYTGCVVALAVRAVQEERRLHAQLGAQYDAYARQVKRLVPFVW, translated from the coding sequence ATGACACTCGGGTTGGTGCTGGCGTTCGTGTTCGCGCTCGGCTGGGTGCCGCTGTACCTCTTTCGCGCGGAGACCCTGAGTGACGCGTTGCCGTTCTATCAACGCGTCGAGCAACGATGGGCGCGTGTGGCGGCGATCGTCATGGGAGTGCATGTCGGCGCGGCCTGCGCGCTGGTGAGTGTGGCGCAGGCGGTCCCGCTGTGGCGCGCCAGCACAGGGCTTGGCCTCTTTGCGTTGGCGCTGGCCTTTTGGCTGTGGGCGCGAGTCATGATCGGCCCGTTGCGGCGCACTCGCTTGCCGGACGAACCGCCGCACAGTTTGCGGCAGGACGGAGCGTTCGGGATCGTCCGCAATCCGCTCTACCTGAGCATGCTGATGGCGGCCGCGGCGCCCGCGTTGGTGGCTGGCCACGCGGTACTCGCGCTGACCTACACTGGCTGTGTCGTGGCGCTCGCCGTGCGCGCGGTGCAAGAGGAGCGCCGCCTGCATGCGCAACTCGGCGCCCAATACGATGCGTACGCGCGTCAGGTGAAGCGGCTGGTGCCCTTCGTATGGTGA
- a CDS encoding 3-oxoacyl-ACP reductase FabG, which produces MRLDGKRALVTGASRGIGRAAAEALASAGAAVAINYARSASEAEEVAAGICARGGDVEVIQGDVADADAVTALFQRVIERFGGVDIVVNNAAVIHDGYVMMMTPAAWDEVIAVNLRGAFLCARQALRPMIRQKWGRIINVISPAALLGKSGAANYAAAKGGLLGFGKSLAREVGRYGVTVNAVCPGLIETRLIANLPAAERERFHEQIALGRFGEPAEVAQAIRFLASPAASYITGATLTVDGGLTMA; this is translated from the coding sequence CTGCGCCTCGACGGCAAACGCGCACTGGTGACCGGCGCGTCGCGTGGAATTGGGCGAGCCGCCGCCGAAGCACTCGCATCCGCGGGCGCGGCCGTCGCGATCAACTACGCGCGCTCGGCGAGCGAAGCCGAGGAAGTCGCCGCTGGCATCTGCGCGCGGGGTGGTGACGTGGAGGTGATTCAGGGCGACGTTGCCGATGCCGATGCGGTCACGGCACTGTTTCAGCGGGTCATCGAGCGCTTCGGTGGCGTCGACATCGTGGTCAACAACGCAGCGGTGATTCACGATGGCTATGTGATGATGATGACGCCGGCGGCGTGGGATGAGGTGATCGCGGTGAATTTGCGCGGCGCATTCCTGTGTGCGCGGCAAGCGCTGCGGCCGATGATCCGGCAGAAGTGGGGCCGCATCATCAATGTGATCTCGCCGGCCGCGCTGCTGGGGAAGAGCGGTGCCGCCAACTACGCGGCGGCGAAGGGCGGGCTGCTCGGCTTCGGCAAGTCGCTTGCGCGCGAGGTTGGGCGCTACGGCGTCACCGTCAACGCGGTGTGCCCCGGGTTGATCGAGACGCGTTTGATCGCCAACCTGCCGGCGGCGGAGCGCGAACGCTTTCATGAACAGATCGCGCTCGGCCGTTTCGGCGAGCCTGCCGAAGTGGCGCAGGCGATTCGGTTTCTCGCCAGTCCCGCTGCGAGCTACATCACCGGCGCCACGCTCACGGTCGATGGCGGCCTGACGATGGCGTGA
- a CDS encoding polysaccharide deacetylase family protein — protein sequence MPIEPLTPSAIRHALSVDVEDWYHDAASNVRAPYEQRVEANTLRLLDLFAEHDARATFFVLGEVAAQYPGLIRRIAAAGHEIGSHGYRHCRVPQLLRREFRDDVAHSLRVLEDLTGRRVGGYRAPYFSIKADVQWPIDTLRELGIAYDSSILAIDRPPGLELVCPRTPFRHRNGLWEVPVGVLRMLYFWHLPLASGAGLRMVPTRLLWRCVERFERDVGAGVFYLHPWELDPASPASPGAAGWFLRAGRRRLPERLRALLRARAFAPIGEVFPDCNAAVTA from the coding sequence GTGCCGATTGAACCGCTCACGCCTTCCGCGATCCGTCATGCGCTCAGCGTCGATGTCGAAGACTGGTACCACGATGCCGCGTCTAATGTGCGCGCTCCCTACGAGCAGCGGGTTGAAGCCAATACCTTGCGCTTGCTCGACCTCTTTGCCGAGCACGACGCGCGCGCCACGTTTTTTGTGCTCGGCGAGGTCGCCGCGCAGTATCCCGGGTTGATCCGCCGCATCGCCGCTGCCGGCCACGAGATCGGCAGCCACGGGTATCGACACTGCCGAGTACCACAGCTGCTGCGACGCGAGTTTCGCGATGATGTCGCGCACTCGCTGCGAGTGCTCGAAGACCTGACCGGGCGCCGCGTCGGCGGATATCGTGCGCCCTACTTTTCGATCAAAGCCGATGTCCAGTGGCCGATCGACACGCTGCGAGAACTCGGGATCGCCTACGATTCGAGTATTCTGGCCATCGATCGGCCGCCCGGGTTGGAGCTGGTGTGTCCGCGCACGCCGTTTCGACATCGCAACGGACTGTGGGAAGTGCCGGTCGGAGTGTTGCGGATGCTGTACTTCTGGCACTTGCCGCTGGCCAGCGGCGCGGGGTTGCGGATGGTGCCGACCCGTTTGCTATGGCGCTGTGTGGAGCGCTTCGAACGCGATGTCGGAGCGGGGGTGTTCTATCTGCACCCGTGGGAGCTCGATCCGGCATCGCCCGCGTCGCCCGGCGCAGCCGGCTGGTTTCTGCGCGCCGGACGCCGTCGGCTGCCGGAGCGTTTGCGCGCGCTGTTGCGCGCGCGTGCGTTCGCGCCGATCGGCGAGGTCTTCCCCGATTGCAACGCGGCGGTGACGGCATGA
- a CDS encoding aromatic amino acid lyase, which produces MTTEAGAKVAIGGAHLTIDMVDAVARRHAVVEIDRSAVLRVQRAYDFVKRLATTDTPVYGLTTGCGPLASQAIPPPAREQFQRNLVRSHAVTLGAPHSTAFVRAAMAVRAQVFAQGYSGVEPGTVDLLVAMLNAGIHPLVREVGGVGASGDLVELAQMALALLGEGSVEFRGAVMRADAALHEAGLTALVPRYREGLALMNGTSFHTGTGAVLVAQARRLMAAAQIAAAMIFDALRGNLEAFAPELQRTRPHHGQRMVAERITHFLRDSALVRGRESAAERQDAYSLRCIPQVLGPVVDAIESTAAVLEIELNSVSDNPLFLVDEGRVVHGGNFHGQPVAMALDQLKVAMVELGVMAERRIARVLDVSLNAGLPPFLIRNGAGLQSGFMGLQYCASSMAADNAVLAAPASVHSVPTNANNQDVVSMGMVVARQAARVIDNVERMIAIELLCAAQALDIRGPVHAGAGTRSAHALIRDHVAPLIEDRPISEDVDAVCALIDGGGLGS; this is translated from the coding sequence GTGACAACGGAAGCAGGAGCGAAAGTTGCGATCGGCGGAGCGCATCTCACCATCGACATGGTCGATGCGGTGGCGCGCCGGCACGCCGTCGTCGAGATCGACCGCAGTGCGGTGCTCCGCGTGCAGCGCGCGTACGACTTCGTCAAGCGCCTGGCGACCACGGACACACCCGTCTACGGTCTGACCACCGGCTGCGGGCCGCTCGCATCGCAGGCGATCCCGCCGCCGGCGCGCGAGCAATTTCAACGCAATCTTGTCCGCAGCCATGCGGTGACGCTCGGTGCGCCACACTCGACGGCATTCGTGCGCGCCGCGATGGCCGTGCGCGCGCAAGTGTTCGCGCAGGGATATTCCGGCGTCGAGCCGGGGACCGTCGACTTGCTGGTGGCGATGCTCAACGCCGGCATTCATCCGCTCGTGCGCGAGGTCGGTGGCGTCGGCGCCAGCGGCGATCTCGTCGAACTGGCGCAGATGGCGCTCGCGCTGCTTGGCGAAGGGTCGGTCGAGTTTCGAGGCGCAGTGATGCGAGCCGACGCGGCGCTGCACGAAGCCGGGCTCACGGCACTGGTTCCGCGCTATCGCGAAGGACTCGCGCTGATGAACGGCACCTCATTCCACACCGGCACCGGCGCCGTGTTGGTGGCGCAGGCCCGGCGCCTGATGGCGGCCGCACAGATTGCCGCCGCCATGATCTTCGACGCGCTGCGCGGCAACCTCGAGGCGTTTGCGCCCGAGTTGCAGCGTACGCGCCCGCACCACGGGCAGCGCATGGTAGCTGAACGGATCACCCACTTTCTGCGCGACAGCGCGCTCGTGCGCGGACGTGAGTCGGCCGCGGAGCGGCAGGATGCCTATTCGCTGCGCTGCATTCCGCAAGTGCTCGGCCCCGTGGTCGACGCGATCGAAAGCACGGCCGCAGTGCTCGAGATCGAACTCAATTCGGTCAGCGATAACCCGCTGTTCCTCGTCGACGAAGGCCGCGTCGTGCACGGCGGCAATTTCCACGGCCAGCCGGTCGCCATGGCGCTCGATCAATTGAAGGTCGCGATGGTGGAGCTCGGCGTGATGGCCGAGCGGCGAATCGCGCGCGTGCTTGACGTCTCGCTGAACGCCGGACTGCCGCCGTTCCTCATTCGCAACGGCGCCGGGCTGCAGAGCGGTTTCATGGGGTTGCAGTATTGCGCCAGCTCGATGGCCGCCGACAACGCCGTGCTCGCCGCGCCAGCGAGCGTACACTCGGTACCGACCAACGCCAACAATCAGGATGTCGTCAGCATGGGCATGGTCGTCGCGCGACAAGCCGCTCGCGTTATCGACAACGTCGAGCGCATGATCGCCATCGAGCTGCTGTGTGCCGCGCAAGCACTCGACATCCGCGGCCCGGTCCATGCCGGCGCCGGCACGCGCTCCGCGCACGCACTCATTCGCGACCACGTAGCACCGCTCATCGAAGACCGTCCGATATCGGAGGATGTCGACGCCGTGTGCGCACTGATCGACGGTGGCGGACTGGGTTCGTGA